Proteins encoded by one window of BD1-7 clade bacterium:
- the grsB gene encoding Gramicidin S synthase 2, with product MNNFKAIFQSRDPKQVCAHQATPDKSAASISFGHWCTQVKALSSALTMRNEQQWALFTDDALSFSIGLFALIDASKDVYLPGNNTPETANRLGDHCQAFLGHWDTSASAIDTEHYLPLNAADVQSTSYKTQEQTSCSPAPSSQARIIVFTSGSSGEPKAIEKQLWQFEQEISAFSTTLKKNGVAWPASVEILGTVSHQHIYGMIFRVLMPLYQGNVFHSQQYLDAGQILKYAIDQSKPVLWIASPAHLKRLPDQLPWQQARQHLVDITSSGGPFSTEAASLLNDNAGASALEIFGSSETGGVAIRRQFSQLQYWQAFDDVIVSAAEDKRLVLASEHLQESRYLMDDAVKFLPDGSFELLGRTDRIVKLEEKRLSLVELESTMNNQLWVKENSCRVINSASRDLLCAVVVLNDQGKALITTLPKREIVKGIKDFLQQYFELSLLPRKWRFVDTLPVNSQGKIDTTEFETLFVETDTQPRIQ from the coding sequence GTGAATAACTTCAAGGCCATATTCCAGTCACGTGACCCGAAACAGGTTTGTGCACATCAAGCTACTCCTGATAAAAGTGCAGCCTCAATAAGTTTCGGGCACTGGTGCACGCAGGTTAAAGCACTCTCTAGCGCACTAACAATGCGAAACGAGCAGCAGTGGGCGCTATTTACCGATGATGCGTTAAGCTTTTCGATTGGCCTGTTTGCCTTAATCGACGCGAGCAAAGACGTGTATCTACCCGGTAATAACACGCCAGAAACTGCAAATCGATTAGGTGATCATTGCCAGGCGTTTTTAGGCCATTGGGACACCTCAGCATCCGCTATTGATACAGAACATTACCTCCCATTGAACGCCGCCGATGTTCAAAGCACGTCCTATAAAACACAAGAGCAGACGAGTTGCTCGCCAGCTCCATCTTCACAAGCCCGAATCATCGTATTCACCTCTGGTTCCAGTGGAGAACCCAAGGCCATCGAAAAACAGCTTTGGCAGTTTGAACAAGAAATTTCAGCGTTCTCAACAACGCTCAAGAAAAATGGCGTTGCATGGCCAGCATCGGTGGAAATTCTTGGCACCGTCAGCCATCAACATATCTATGGCATGATTTTTCGAGTACTCATGCCCCTCTATCAAGGCAACGTTTTCCATAGCCAACAATATCTTGATGCTGGCCAAATTCTGAAATACGCCATTGACCAGAGCAAACCCGTTTTATGGATAGCCAGCCCAGCCCATTTAAAGCGACTGCCTGACCAACTCCCGTGGCAGCAAGCACGCCAGCATTTAGTTGATATTACGTCTTCTGGAGGGCCGTTTTCCACAGAGGCTGCATCGTTACTCAACGATAATGCCGGGGCTAGCGCATTGGAGATCTTTGGCAGCTCTGAAACCGGGGGTGTCGCTATTCGACGTCAATTTAGCCAACTGCAATATTGGCAAGCATTCGATGATGTTATCGTCAGTGCCGCAGAAGATAAGCGCCTCGTGTTGGCATCAGAACACCTACAAGAATCACGTTATCTCATGGATGATGCAGTCAAGTTTTTGCCCGACGGCAGCTTCGAGTTACTCGGACGCACCGACCGCATCGTTAAACTGGAAGAAAAGCGATTATCATTGGTTGAGCTCGAATCGACAATGAACAACCAATTGTGGGTGAAAGAAAACAGCTGTCGCGTGATAAACTCCGCAAGCCGAGATCTGCTATGTGCAGTGGTTGTACTGAATGATCAGGGCAAGGCGTTGATAACCACACTACCCAAGCGCGAAATAGTCAAAGGGATTAAGGACTTTTTGCAGCAATATTTTGAACTCAGTTTACTGCCAAGAAAGTGGCGGTTTGTTGATACTTTGCCGGTAAATAGCCAAGGCAAGATAGATACTACCGAGTTCGAAACACTATTTGTTGAAACTGACACGCAACCGCGTATCCAATAA
- the acpP_1 gene encoding Acyl carrier protein, with product MSNTSPYFDQLKAILVDTFEIEADDITPEASLYEDLDIDSIDAVDLVVQLRELTGKKIKPEDFKSVRTIQDVLDAVDALMAEDGDVQDLAQ from the coding sequence ATGAGCAATACCAGCCCGTATTTCGACCAACTTAAAGCTATTTTGGTAGATACCTTCGAAATTGAAGCCGACGATATTACACCTGAAGCCAGCCTTTACGAAGATCTTGATATCGATAGCATTGATGCTGTTGATCTCGTCGTACAACTACGCGAGTTGACCGGCAAAAAAATCAAACCCGAAGATTTTAAATCTGTTCGCACCATTCAAGATGTATTGGACGCTGTTGATGCGCTAATGGCAGAAGATGGCGATGTTCAGGATCTCGCCCAATAA
- the acpP_2 gene encoding Acyl carrier protein: MSLETELKAMIIECLDLEDITVNEIETDAPLFGDGLGLDSIDALELGLAISKKYDVKIDAENEETKNHFASVANLAKFIQSQQ; this comes from the coding sequence GTGAGTCTGGAAACTGAACTTAAAGCAATGATCATTGAATGTCTTGATCTTGAAGATATTACAGTCAATGAAATCGAAACAGACGCCCCGCTCTTTGGCGACGGCCTCGGTTTAGATTCTATCGATGCATTGGAACTCGGCCTTGCGATTTCCAAAAAATATGATGTGAAAATCGACGCTGAAAACGAAGAAACAAAGAACCACTTTGCCTCTGTCGCCAACCTCGCCAAATTCATTCAAAGCCAGCAGTGA
- the trpS gene encoding Tryptophan--tRNA ligase, protein MTKTRYLTGITTTGTPHLGNYVGAIRPAIEASRNENFESFYFLADYHAIIKCFEPEQIRRSTREIAATWLALGLDTSNSVFYRQSDVPEIPELSWILTCMASKGLMNRAHAYKAAVQENTDAGTEDQDKGITMGLFSYPILMTADILMFNGQKIPVGKDQIQHVEMARDIAQRFNHHFGETFALPEAVVGEAAVLKGLDGRKMSKSYGNTIPLFDTPKKLQKSINKIKTNLLEPGDPKDVADSTLFEVWQAFANEEQVQYMRDQYAEGIAWGQAKKELFALIDAEIGEARERYFYFMDNMDEVEEILQAGAVKARAHSQDMLARVRDAIGIQPVNR, encoded by the coding sequence ATGACTAAAACACGTTACCTTACTGGCATTACAACAACTGGGACTCCGCACCTCGGCAACTATGTTGGGGCTATTCGCCCAGCGATCGAAGCAAGTCGCAACGAGAATTTTGAGTCGTTCTATTTTTTGGCCGATTATCACGCGATCATCAAATGCTTTGAGCCGGAGCAAATTCGTCGCTCTACCCGCGAGATTGCTGCGACTTGGCTAGCGTTGGGTTTGGATACCAGTAATAGTGTGTTTTACCGCCAATCTGACGTTCCCGAGATACCGGAGCTGTCGTGGATTCTGACATGCATGGCTTCAAAAGGGCTCATGAATCGGGCGCATGCTTATAAAGCTGCTGTTCAGGAGAATACCGATGCTGGTACTGAGGATCAGGATAAAGGCATCACGATGGGCTTGTTTAGCTATCCCATTTTAATGACTGCCGATATTCTGATGTTCAATGGTCAGAAAATACCCGTGGGCAAAGATCAGATCCAGCATGTTGAAATGGCGCGCGATATCGCGCAACGTTTTAACCATCATTTTGGTGAAACCTTTGCATTGCCTGAAGCCGTTGTTGGTGAAGCAGCGGTGTTGAAAGGTCTTGATGGTCGCAAGATGTCGAAGTCATACGGGAATACCATCCCATTGTTTGATACACCGAAGAAATTGCAGAAGTCGATTAATAAGATCAAGACTAATTTGCTCGAGCCCGGTGATCCGAAAGACGTTGCGGATTCAACCTTGTTCGAGGTTTGGCAGGCGTTTGCCAATGAAGAACAAGTTCAATATATGCGTGATCAGTATGCCGAAGGGATCGCATGGGGACAGGCCAAAAAAGAACTATTTGCTTTGATCGATGCAGAAATCGGTGAGGCCCGTGAGCGCTACTTCTACTTTATGGATAACATGGATGAAGTTGAAGAGATTCTGCAAGCCGGAGCAGTGAAAGCGCGCGCTCACAGTCAAGATATGTTGGCGCGTGTGCGAGATGCTATTGGTATCCAACCAGTCAATCGTTAA
- the gltA_1 gene encoding Glutamate synthase [NADPH] large chain, translated as MDIFSRALAIAVPVLEVLAILFVFGLGCLIISVGVMYLVDRHQSTHTIRRNYPVIGRFRYLFEHIGEFFRQYFFAMDREELPFNRAERAWVYRAAKNVDRTIAFGSSKNQNQKGSYIFLNSAFPFDSSRHSVDEKSDRFPVFGFGYVDFPYQPASRYNISAMSFGALSKPAVRALSHGAARAGVWMNTGEGGLSPYHLETGCDLVVQIGTAKYGVRDDDGGLSAEKLQDIASYEQVKMFEIKLSQGAKPGKGGILPGAKVTAEIASIRGIPEGQDSLSPCAHPEFKTVGDMLDMVAFVREQTHKPVGFKLVLGASRFLDDLFMEIVKRGKASAPDFITVDSSDGGTGAAPQTLMDQVGLPLANSLPTLVRKLQEYGLRDRVRVIASGKLINPGNVAAALCLGADYAVSARGFMFALGCIQALQCNSNTCPTGITTHNKKLQHGLDWHDKAKRVESYINNMHKELVVLANSCGVAHEGLLSKEHLCIVDPLDIVDAEDLFPAQSEKTDLIKVVEASSVGVAEGGLEELPGKAG; from the coding sequence ATGGATATCTTCAGTCGCGCCCTCGCAATAGCGGTTCCCGTTCTTGAAGTTCTCGCCATTTTATTTGTGTTTGGTTTGGGGTGCTTGATCATCAGTGTGGGGGTGATGTATTTGGTTGATCGTCATCAATCGACACACACTATTCGACGGAATTACCCTGTTATCGGTCGCTTTCGCTATCTTTTTGAGCATATCGGAGAGTTTTTTCGCCAGTACTTTTTTGCCATGGATCGTGAAGAGTTGCCATTTAACCGTGCTGAGCGTGCATGGGTTTATCGCGCCGCTAAAAATGTTGATCGTACAATCGCGTTCGGCTCCAGCAAAAATCAGAACCAAAAAGGGTCATACATATTTCTGAACAGTGCATTCCCTTTTGATTCTTCGCGCCATTCTGTTGATGAAAAATCCGATCGGTTTCCTGTATTTGGTTTTGGTTATGTGGATTTTCCTTACCAGCCGGCATCTCGATACAACATTTCAGCTATGAGTTTTGGTGCACTGTCGAAACCGGCTGTTCGCGCTCTGTCACATGGTGCTGCGCGTGCTGGTGTTTGGATGAATACGGGTGAAGGCGGTTTGTCGCCGTATCATTTGGAGACAGGCTGTGACTTGGTAGTGCAGATCGGTACTGCAAAGTACGGTGTTCGTGATGATGACGGTGGCTTAAGTGCTGAGAAATTACAGGATATTGCCAGCTACGAACAAGTGAAAATGTTTGAAATCAAGCTTAGTCAAGGTGCCAAGCCGGGCAAGGGCGGTATTTTGCCGGGTGCAAAGGTGACTGCCGAGATTGCGAGTATTCGCGGTATTCCCGAAGGCCAGGACTCTTTGAGCCCTTGTGCACATCCGGAATTCAAAACGGTCGGCGATATGCTCGATATGGTGGCATTTGTGCGAGAGCAAACACACAAGCCTGTTGGTTTTAAACTGGTATTAGGTGCATCGCGCTTCCTTGATGATTTGTTTATGGAAATCGTCAAGCGTGGTAAAGCATCAGCGCCTGATTTTATTACTGTTGATAGCAGCGATGGTGGTACTGGTGCAGCTCCGCAAACGCTGATGGACCAAGTCGGTTTGCCATTGGCAAATAGTCTGCCGACGTTGGTTAGGAAACTGCAGGAATATGGATTGCGTGATAGGGTCCGCGTCATCGCCTCCGGCAAGTTGATTAACCCTGGTAATGTTGCTGCAGCTTTGTGTCTTGGGGCAGATTATGCAGTGTCGGCGCGTGGATTTATGTTCGCGTTGGGTTGTATTCAGGCATTGCAATGTAATAGCAATACGTGTCCAACCGGTATCACAACACATAATAAGAAGCTGCAACACGGTCTGGATTGGCATGATAAGGCCAAGCGAGTAGAAAGCTATATCAACAATATGCACAAAGAGTTGGTAGTACTGGCTAACTCCTGTGGTGTGGCGCATGAAGGGTTGTTAAGTAAAGAGCATCTGTGCATCGTCGATCCTTTGGATATAGTTGATGCAGAAGATTTGTTTCCTGCGCAGTCGGAAAAAACAGATTTGATCAAGGTTGTTGAAGCATCCAGTGTTGGCGTGGCTGAAGGTGGCCTTGAAGAATTACCGGGTAAGGCGGGGTGA